The following are encoded together in the Ezakiella massiliensis genome:
- the nth gene encoding endonuclease III, which produces MRRKLKKAEIQEVTDILMDFHADAECELVHESPFELLIATILSAQCTDVRVNMITQELFKEANTPQAIIDMGMDKLKDYIKTAGFFNSKSKNIMETCHILVDEYDSRVPDTMEELTKLPGVGRKTANVVLSNCFGLPAIAVDTHVFRVSNRIGLVHEKDVEKTEEALMKALPKEIWTKMHHVLIFHGRYICKARKPMCHECPISHLCLYNQNNINKRK; this is translated from the coding sequence ATGAGGAGAAAATTAAAAAAGGCTGAGATCCAAGAGGTCACAGATATTTTGATGGACTTCCACGCTGACGCCGAGTGCGAGCTGGTCCATGAGTCGCCATTTGAACTTTTGATTGCGACGATTTTGTCGGCCCAGTGCACGGATGTCCGGGTGAATATGATTACCCAGGAGCTTTTTAAGGAGGCGAACACGCCTCAGGCTATTATCGACATGGGCATGGACAAGCTCAAAGATTATATCAAGACGGCAGGATTTTTTAATTCAAAATCCAAAAATATTATGGAGACCTGTCATATTTTGGTCGACGAATATGATTCTCGGGTGCCTGATACCATGGAAGAGCTAACCAAGCTGCCGGGTGTTGGGAGGAAGACGGCCAATGTTGTTTTGTCAAACTGTTTTGGTCTGCCGGCCATTGCAGTGGATACGCACGTCTTTCGCGTTTCAAATCGGATTGGTCTGGTCCATGAGAAGGATGTGGAAAAGACTGAAGAGGCTCTGATGAAAGCTCTGCCAAAAGAAATTTGGACCAAGATGCACCATGTTTTAATTTTTCATGGTCGTTATATTTGCAAGGCCAGAAAGCCCATGTGTCACGAGTGCCCCATTAGTCACTTGTGCCTTTATAATCAGAATAATATTAACAAAAGGAAGTAG
- a CDS encoding ECF transporter S component, which yields MKMKMSTKKMTALAMCAAISYLVMVFGRIPIVLFLKFDPKDAVLAITTLIFGLVPSLLVTAVVCLVEFFTVSDTGFWGLLMNFVGSAAFIVPLATMVNRKDDTKWTALALLVSTLVMTFIMLAWNIVITPIYMKVPFAEVKKLLLPAILPFNIFKGLLNSALTFVALPIVPRLKKTLDLQDEEVDHIGIGQVAWISSLLLVSALIIYYALNSPMGK from the coding sequence ATGAAGATGAAAATGTCAACGAAAAAAATGACTGCACTTGCTATGTGTGCAGCAATCAGCTATCTTGTAATGGTTTTTGGTAGGATTCCAATTGTACTTTTTTTAAAGTTCGATCCTAAGGACGCGGTCCTTGCCATTACAACATTAATTTTTGGCTTGGTCCCATCACTTTTGGTGACTGCTGTTGTGTGTTTGGTAGAATTTTTTACTGTCTCAGACACAGGCTTTTGGGGTTTACTAATGAACTTTGTAGGTTCAGCGGCCTTTATCGTTCCGCTTGCAACTATGGTTAACCGCAAGGATGACACCAAGTGGACAGCTTTAGCCCTACTTGTAAGTACTCTTGTGATGACTTTCATAATGCTTGCATGGAATATTGTTATTACACCAATTTATATGAAGGTCCCATTTGCAGAAGTTAAAAAGTTATTGCTACCAGCTATACTTCCATTTAATATTTTTAAAGGACTTTTAAACTCTGCCCTAACATTTGTGGCCTTGCCAATTGTTCCAAGATTAAAAAAGACCTTGGACTTGCAAGACGAAGAGGTAGATCACATTGGCATTGGTCAAGTCGCTTGGATTTCATCCCTGCTACTTGTATCAGCTCTAATAATTTATTATGCTCTAAACAGCCCTATGGGAAAATAA
- a CDS encoding DUF503 domain-containing protein, with the protein MKVLASEIIIRLTDVHSLKEKRSIRESLIRKVQNKFKISIAECDSQDDLDFLTIGFAAVSNSNTHLNSVNEKVIHFIETYYGLDIVSKETYWL; encoded by the coding sequence ATGAAGGTTCTTGCAAGCGAAATTATTATTAGGCTTACGGATGTTCATTCTTTGAAAGAGAAGAGGAGTATTCGCGAGTCTCTTATAAGGAAGGTTCAAAACAAATTTAAGATTTCAATTGCCGAGTGCGATAGTCAGGATGATTTGGATTTTTTGACTATTGGTTTTGCGGCTGTGTCGAATTCGAACACGCATTTGAATTCTGTAAATGAAAAGGTTATCCATTTTATTGAGACTTATTATGGTCTTGATATTGTATCAAAGGAGACTTATTGGTTATGA
- a CDS encoding DegV family protein — protein MKQLIVDSSCELTDDMIKSMECSMVPFIITMDGKDFIDDENLNMETFFETMDNSSDVIRTACPSPDEFLKRMKGDEIYVITITSKLSGAYQSAMIAKQMYLEKHPEAKVHIFDSKSATAGESGVALIVDELVGMGKSFEEVVAETEKKIDESITLIALSSLNNLARNGRLPKIAGKLSKVLNIRLIARNKDGEISPLSIERGLKRTLNSLIKKCEEYGNKVCEYAIVISQANAVEVAVELKNRLMEMFPSRPIEITSMKGLSSTYAEEGGVVVFL, from the coding sequence ATGAAACAATTGATAGTTGATTCATCATGCGAACTGACTGATGACATGATTAAGTCAATGGAATGTTCTATGGTGCCTTTTATAATTACGATGGATGGCAAGGATTTTATAGACGATGAGAACTTGAATATGGAAACTTTTTTTGAGACTATGGACAATTCTTCAGATGTTATTAGAACGGCTTGTCCTTCTCCTGATGAATTTTTGAAGAGGATGAAGGGGGACGAGATATACGTTATTACCATTACTAGCAAGCTAAGCGGGGCTTATCAATCCGCTATGATTGCCAAGCAAATGTATTTGGAAAAGCATCCTGAGGCAAAGGTTCACATCTTTGATTCCAAGTCTGCGACTGCAGGTGAATCTGGAGTTGCCTTGATAGTGGATGAACTTGTGGGAATGGGCAAGAGCTTTGAAGAGGTGGTTGCAGAGACTGAAAAGAAAATTGATGAGTCCATCACTTTAATTGCTCTGTCATCGCTAAATAATTTAGCTAGAAACGGCAGGCTGCCAAAAATTGCGGGCAAGCTTTCCAAGGTTTTAAATATTAGGTTAATAGCCAGGAACAAGGATGGAGAAATTTCTCCGCTATCAATCGAGAGGGGATTAAAGAGGACTTTAAATAGTCTTATAAAAAAATGTGAGGAATATGGCAACAAGGTTTGCGAGTACGCAATTGTAATTTCTCAGGCAAATGCAGTTGAAGTTGCTGTAGAATTAAAAAATAGGCTGATGGAAATGTTTCCATCAAGACCAATTGAGATTACAAGTATGAAGGGACTTTCGTCGACCTACGCTGAAGAAGGAGGGGTGGTAGTATTTCTATAA
- the glmM gene encoding phosphoglucosamine mutase, with product MMDGYVYKILNKIEDTGNTAYVVGGAVRDYLLKRKIHDYDITTSLNPKELKKLFPNSIMVNKKMGTVTVKGIEITPYRIESAYEDGRRPSKVRFSRLLEDDLVRRDFTINAIAMGKDGNIVDKLSGRDDLDKKIIRCVGNPDRRFREDALRMLRAIRFACQLDFRIEGRTLRAIRRNADLIYKLSTERVRDEFNKILLSDNVILGLDLLRSTGLLERIIPEYKNTYDYDQLNHHHKYDLYNHMIRVVKFSNKDLPTRLAALLHDIEKPSCQEVFADGTAHYYGHDKKSAQTARRILKDLKYPKATVDKAGKYIENHMNADPNIGLRGVRRMRNKFGDDIYNFLSLLYADSVSASGEDLEKIDKLHKMLDNISQEEDFNKGNEICINGNDLINIGYKEGVKIGEALCKLKDLVELGLKNNRETLLSIAKEFQSGGNMKKYFGTDGVRGIANTELTNEFAYKLARAVGKFIEGNKRVVLGMDTRLSSPMFMASITAGLMAEGVEVDQVGVISTPGVAYITKTHGYGMGIMISASHNPYMYNGIKLIGADGYKLSDDEEIVIENMIDNLEAETYDGDKLGKVSIAKDLFNDYLIHLEGLAGDGFKGMKIAIDAGNGVMSEIAPKVFRELGAEVIKINCDSNGRYINDKTGSTAPEKIAKLTKDEDCDIGVAFDGDADRVIFADEDGNVLDGDHIICYGALCLKEEGRLSNNGVVTTSMSNGAFEKYLKDHEIELIRADVGDKYVMEAMRKNGMVLGGEKSGHIIFLDHLTMGDGLQTAIIILNMLKKRGEKASTIGKLYQDYPQVLVNADASDEIKKTYKENKNISKAIDNLLEKHPDYRILIRPSGTEKFVRIMIEGSPIGEIIVEANNLKAIIEKEN from the coding sequence ATGATGGATGGATATGTATATAAAATTTTAAATAAAATTGAAGATACTGGAAATACTGCCTATGTAGTTGGTGGGGCAGTCCGTGATTATCTACTTAAAAGAAAAATTCACGACTACGATATCACCACGTCTTTAAATCCCAAGGAGCTTAAAAAACTTTTTCCCAACTCTATTATGGTCAATAAAAAAATGGGAACGGTAACTGTAAAGGGAATTGAGATTACCCCTTATAGAATTGAGTCGGCCTACGAGGATGGCAGGCGGCCAAGCAAAGTTCGTTTTTCAAGATTGCTCGAGGATGATCTGGTGAGAAGGGACTTTACTATTAATGCCATTGCAATGGGTAAGGATGGCAATATTGTAGATAAGCTTTCTGGCAGAGATGATTTGGATAAAAAAATAATCCGCTGCGTGGGAAATCCCGACCGGCGTTTTAGGGAAGACGCTCTTCGGATGCTAAGGGCCATTCGTTTTGCCTGTCAACTGGACTTTAGAATTGAGGGACGTACCCTGAGGGCCATTCGTCGAAATGCAGATTTGATTTATAAATTGTCGACAGAGAGGGTTAGGGATGAGTTTAATAAAATTTTGCTGTCCGACAATGTTATCTTGGGTTTGGATCTTTTGAGGTCGACTGGACTTTTGGAGAGGATTATTCCAGAGTATAAAAATACTTACGATTATGACCAGCTCAACCACCATCACAAATATGACTTGTACAATCACATGATAAGGGTGGTAAAGTTTTCTAATAAGGATTTGCCGACCAGGCTGGCGGCTCTCTTGCATGATATTGAAAAGCCATCTTGCCAAGAGGTCTTTGCGGATGGGACAGCTCATTATTATGGACATGATAAAAAATCCGCACAAACTGCCAGGAGGATTTTAAAGGATTTAAAATATCCAAAGGCGACAGTTGATAAGGCAGGCAAGTATATTGAAAACCACATGAACGCCGACCCCAACATTGGCCTACGCGGCGTTAGACGGATGAGAAATAAATTTGGCGACGATATTTATAATTTTTTGTCTTTGCTCTATGCCGATTCGGTGTCGGCAAGTGGCGAGGACCTTGAAAAAATTGACAAATTGCACAAAATGTTAGATAATATTAGCCAAGAAGAAGATTTTAATAAAGGGAATGAAATTTGCATTAACGGCAATGATTTAATAAATATTGGATACAAAGAGGGAGTTAAAATCGGCGAGGCTTTGTGTAAACTCAAAGACCTTGTTGAGCTGGGTTTAAAAAACAACAGAGAGACCCTTCTGAGTATTGCAAAGGAATTCCAAAGTGGAGGGAATATGAAAAAATATTTTGGCACAGATGGAGTTAGGGGAATAGCAAACACTGAACTTACAAATGAATTTGCATACAAACTGGCTAGAGCTGTTGGTAAGTTTATAGAAGGAAACAAGAGGGTTGTGCTTGGTATGGACACCAGGCTTTCATCGCCTATGTTTATGGCTTCTATTACCGCAGGACTTATGGCTGAGGGTGTTGAAGTCGACCAGGTGGGAGTTATATCCACACCGGGTGTCGCTTACATTACAAAGACACATGGGTATGGTATGGGGATTATGATTTCCGCATCCCACAATCCATATATGTATAATGGAATAAAATTAATTGGCGCTGACGGCTACAAGCTGAGTGACGATGAAGAAATCGTAATTGAAAATATGATCGACAACCTGGAAGCTGAGACCTATGATGGCGATAAGCTGGGCAAAGTTTCAATTGCTAAAGATTTATTTAACGATTACTTGATCCATCTGGAAGGCCTGGCAGGCGATGGCTTTAAGGGTATGAAGATTGCAATCGACGCTGGCAATGGAGTTATGAGTGAGATTGCGCCAAAAGTTTTTAGGGAACTGGGCGCAGAAGTTATAAAAATAAATTGCGATTCAAATGGCAGGTATATAAACGATAAGACTGGTTCGACTGCTCCTGAAAAGATTGCCAAGCTCACCAAAGATGAAGACTGCGATATTGGTGTCGCCTTTGATGGTGATGCAGATAGAGTTATATTTGCAGATGAAGATGGCAATGTCCTTGATGGCGACCACATCATTTGCTATGGAGCCCTTTGCCTCAAAGAAGAGGGCAGGCTTTCAAACAATGGAGTTGTTACGACTAGCATGAGTAACGGGGCCTTTGAAAAGTATTTAAAAGACCACGAAATAGAACTCATTAGGGCAGATGTTGGCGATAAGTATGTAATGGAGGCCATGAGAAAAAATGGCATGGTCTTGGGTGGAGAAAAGTCGGGCCACATTATATTTTTAGACCACTTAACCATGGGCGACGGCTTGCAAACTGCTATTATTATTTTAAATATGCTTAAAAAACGCGGGGAGAAGGCTTCGACTATTGGCAAGCTCTACCAAGATTATCCACAAGTGCTCGTCAATGCAGATGCCAGTGATGAAATTAAAAAAACTTACAAGGAAAATAAAAATATTAGCAAGGCCATTGATAATTTACTGGAAAAACACCCTGACTATAGGATTCTAATTAGGCCTTCAGGAACTGAAAAGTTTGTGAGAATTATGATAGAAGGCAGTCCGATTGGAGAAATAATTGTAGAAGCTAATAATTTAAAGGCTATTATTGAAAAGGAGAACTAG
- the cdaA gene encoding diadenylate cyclase CdaA, which produces MGFSLENTLLSMRESIRNFRFNNVIDILIIAFIVYQLYELVKQTRAEQLAKGLVILLVVTKLSEWFKLYTLRWLLNWLLGAGLIAIVVIFQPEIRRAFESIGRSKIIGKRFGTNSDNQYDGVIEEIVQACNSLSRQKIGALIVFQRQIGFEDIIETGTKIDGLVSMGLLINIFIPNTPLHDGAVIVDRDIVKAAACFLPITDNNRLSKELGTRHRAALGISERSDCMVIVVSEETGGISCCENGEIARYLDEETLRKKLREVYNPKEEKLGFIAKIKGEFNEAKEKEEQSKESQESESGR; this is translated from the coding sequence ATGGGTTTTTCATTAGAAAATACACTCTTGTCAATGAGAGAATCTATTAGAAATTTTAGATTCAATAATGTTATTGACATTTTGATAATAGCTTTTATCGTCTACCAGCTCTATGAGCTCGTCAAGCAAACGCGTGCCGAACAGTTGGCCAAGGGACTTGTAATTCTCTTGGTGGTGACTAAGCTATCAGAGTGGTTTAAACTTTATACTTTACGGTGGTTACTAAACTGGCTCTTGGGAGCTGGTTTGATAGCTATCGTTGTTATATTCCAACCGGAAATCAGGCGGGCTTTTGAGTCTATCGGTAGGAGCAAGATTATTGGTAAACGCTTTGGGACCAACAGTGACAACCAGTACGACGGAGTTATCGAAGAGATTGTCCAAGCTTGCAATTCTCTGTCCAGGCAAAAGATTGGAGCCCTGATTGTCTTTCAAAGGCAAATTGGTTTTGAGGATATTATTGAAACAGGGACCAAGATTGACGGCCTTGTTTCAATGGGACTTTTGATTAATATTTTTATTCCAAACACGCCACTTCATGATGGGGCTGTTATTGTGGATAGGGATATTGTAAAGGCAGCTGCATGCTTTTTGCCGATTACTGATAACAATAGACTGTCCAAGGAACTTGGAACAAGGCACAGGGCAGCACTGGGTATATCGGAGAGATCAGACTGCATGGTTATAGTTGTCAGTGAAGAGACAGGTGGCATTTCTTGCTGCGAAAACGGAGAGATTGCAAGATATTTGGACGAAGAGACTTTGCGCAAAAAATTGCGTGAGGTTTATAATCCAAAGGAAGAAAAGCTAGGCTTTATTGCAAAGATAAAGGGTGAGTTTAATGAAGCTAAAGAAAAAGAAGAACAATCAAAAGAATCACAAGAATCAGAATCTGGTCGCTAA
- a CDS encoding YbbR-like domain-containing protein yields MKLKKKKNNQKNHKNQNLVAKIMSLVIAVLLWSYVMTIENPDERRVIRNVRVKFLNADLLRDSDNQLMTQEDQFVNITLRGKKNELEKVRADMINASVDLEGYGAGNTRIPIDVNLEGVSSLVSVDTISPPSIIVNIDKIVSRDFEVQVDTKGNPKENYMKGDNQLSSPKVQVTGPASQIGIIDSIRTNIDVDGKEKGFTVTNPLYAVDANGNRLSNVSIKPDVVTISVPIYKTAVLVIEPSTVGNLPVDFETTLMHVNPPTIAVKIIDENAVVPKTIKTEPINMEELVSSDEKMLTPIIPEGMEAIDPSITYSLTYQIQKYTTKRFAVDKSQIKFKNLPEHLNVDLGSLPTIVDITVRGYEKELKALNTGDVVLAVNLENAEIGEDSYNLKLQIKDKPSLSLIGAPKIKLNIIGKENSEETPEEKPDEKPGEENGEGTEENNESKDNEKPDEKPDEKQ; encoded by the coding sequence ATGAAGCTAAAGAAAAAGAAGAACAATCAAAAGAATCACAAGAATCAGAATCTGGTCGCTAAAATAATGTCCCTTGTCATTGCAGTTTTGCTTTGGTCATATGTAATGACAATCGAAAATCCAGATGAGAGAAGGGTTATTAGAAATGTTCGCGTTAAGTTTTTAAACGCAGACTTGTTGAGGGACAGCGACAACCAACTCATGACCCAGGAAGACCAATTTGTAAATATTACCTTGCGTGGTAAAAAAAATGAACTGGAAAAAGTTCGCGCTGATATGATAAATGCAAGTGTTGATTTGGAAGGCTACGGAGCTGGCAACACCAGGATTCCAATTGATGTTAATCTGGAAGGGGTCAGCAGCTTGGTTAGTGTTGATACTATTAGTCCGCCATCCATAATTGTTAATATCGATAAGATTGTTTCCAGAGATTTTGAAGTTCAAGTTGATACCAAGGGCAATCCAAAGGAAAATTATATGAAGGGTGACAATCAGTTGTCATCGCCAAAGGTTCAAGTTACAGGTCCTGCAAGTCAAATTGGAATTATTGATAGCATAAGGACAAATATAGATGTTGATGGAAAGGAAAAGGGCTTTACAGTTACAAATCCTCTTTACGCAGTGGATGCAAATGGCAACCGCTTATCTAATGTAAGCATCAAGCCAGATGTAGTTACAATTAGCGTGCCAATTTACAAGACAGCGGTTCTGGTAATCGAGCCGAGCACCGTTGGCAATTTGCCAGTGGATTTTGAAACTACGCTTATGCACGTCAACCCACCGACAATTGCGGTAAAGATTATAGATGAAAATGCTGTGGTGCCAAAGACCATTAAGACCGAGCCGATTAATATGGAAGAGTTGGTTTCAAGCGACGAAAAGATGCTCACTCCAATTATTCCTGAGGGCATGGAGGCCATTGATCCAAGTATCACATACTCATTGACCTACCAGATTCAAAAGTATACAACTAAACGCTTCGCTGTGGATAAGTCTCAAATAAAATTTAAAAATCTTCCAGAACATTTAAACGTAGACCTTGGTTCACTTCCAACAATTGTGGATATAACTGTTCGTGGTTATGAAAAAGAACTCAAAGCTTTAAACACTGGCGATGTTGTATTGGCAGTTAACTTGGAGAATGCAGAAATTGGTGAGGATTCATACAATCTTAAATTGCAAATCAAGGATAAACCTTCACTCAGCTTGATAGGGGCGCCAAAGATAAAATTAAATATCATAGGCAAGGAAAACTCTGAAGAAACGCCAGAAGAAAAACCAGATGAAAAACCGGGCGAAGAAAATGGTGAGGGTACAGAGGAAAATAACGAAAGCAAAGATAATGAAAAACCTGATGAAAAACCAGATGAAAAACAATAA
- a CDS encoding Abi family protein, translating into MKKSYQPALDLNQQINNLKSINLIIEDESYAKSILERVSYYRLIKAYSITLKENGRYINGTSFDNIVDLYLFDMELRHILFPLIEHVEVYLRAAITNHFSLKYGNFGYKDINNFNNKDYQQKTLSDLYREINRNRKSPFIRNFQNNYEGGEIPLYAALEVANFGTISKMYKNMKNEDKKEISKIFEVDYTYLESWIENLSYVRNICAHYGRLYGAKFTKTPKLYKEYLKLGVSNNTLFASILNLKIISEENHYIKFCNKLIEIIKKYPCIELKHLGFIENWEELIL; encoded by the coding sequence ATGAAAAAATCTTACCAACCAGCCTTAGACTTGAATCAACAAATTAACAATTTAAAATCTATTAACTTAATAATCGAAGATGAGAGCTATGCTAAAAGTATACTTGAAAGAGTTTCATACTATAGACTTATCAAAGCTTATAGTATAACCTTAAAAGAAAATGGTAGATATATAAATGGTACTTCTTTTGACAATATTGTTGATTTATACTTATTTGATATGGAGCTTCGTCATATCCTATTTCCATTAATAGAACATGTAGAGGTATACTTAAGAGCGGCAATTACAAATCATTTTTCTTTAAAATATGGAAATTTTGGCTATAAAGATATTAATAATTTTAACAACAAAGATTATCAACAAAAAACATTAAGCGATTTATACAGAGAAATAAATAGAAATAGAAAATCTCCATTTATCAGAAACTTTCAAAATAATTACGAAGGTGGAGAAATCCCTCTTTACGCTGCTCTAGAAGTCGCAAATTTTGGAACTATATCAAAAATGTATAAAAACATGAAAAATGAGGATAAAAAGGAAATTTCAAAAATATTTGAAGTAGATTATACTTATTTAGAATCTTGGATTGAAAACCTATCATATGTTAGAAATATATGTGCTCACTATGGTAGGTTATATGGTGCAAAATTTACCAAAACACCAAAACTGTATAAAGAATATCTAAAGCTTGGGGTATCAAATAATACCCTCTTTGCCAGCATTCTTAATTTGAAAATAATTTCTGAAGAAAATCACTATATAAAATTTTGTAATAAACTAATAGAAATCATAAAAAAATACCCTTGTATAGAATTGAAACACCTAGGTTTTATTGAAAACTGGGAAGAGTTAATCTTATAG
- the pepF gene encoding oligoendopeptidase F, protein MDYNFKSRDEIDQKYKWSLEKLFTNDEDLDKKLKEIEGKIEDFKKFKGRVAESADTFLEMLKLYEDIGTNFGLVSTYISNRFNEDNRDAKYQALSDRLSALYTSYGAGSSFLVPEILSSDVDKLRSFVEKDELKIYKRWLDNILRFKDHTLSEAEERIIASFTPVIDAGSKSFSMLTVADMKFPVVNVDGKDVELTSGNFVPLLTEANLEDRKNVYEAYYNVYKDHINTLASTLDANTKAIAIEASLRKYKSAREAALYDNTIPVSVYDKLIETVNKGLVELHDYVDVRKKVLGLDKIHMYDVYKNLVEDMDVKFTFEEAKEIILDALKPLGDKYIADLTKGFEDRWCDVFETPGKRGGAYSSGSYLTDPYVLLNYHGTLDDVFTVAHEMGHSMHSFYSRGNQPYIYSGYSIFVAEVASTMNESLLTFYLLDKWKDDPKKKKFILNHFMDSIKGTLFRQTQFAEFEMEIYKAYESGQALTPDFLSSKYEEINQKYYGPSMEKDDFIKYEWARIPHFYYNFYVYQYATGISAALSFAKRVLNGGEKERDMYLEFLRSGSSLDPIDVLKRAGVDMNSPQPIEDAIELFKEFKDEFKKLI, encoded by the coding sequence ATGGATTACAATTTTAAATCAAGAGATGAGATTGATCAAAAGTATAAGTGGAGTTTGGAAAAATTATTTACAAATGACGAGGACTTGGACAAAAAATTAAAGGAAATCGAAGGCAAGATCGAAGATTTTAAAAAGTTCAAGGGTCGTGTGGCTGAATCCGCAGATACATTTTTGGAAATGCTTAAGCTATACGAAGATATTGGGACAAATTTTGGCCTGGTATCAACTTATATTTCAAATAGATTTAACGAGGACAACCGCGATGCCAAGTATCAGGCCCTAAGTGATAGGCTATCAGCCTTATACACTAGCTACGGCGCTGGTTCATCATTCCTAGTGCCAGAAATTTTATCCTCAGACGTGGATAAGCTAAGGAGCTTTGTAGAAAAAGATGAGCTTAAAATTTATAAGCGTTGGTTGGATAATATTTTAAGATTTAAAGACCACACTCTAAGCGAAGCTGAAGAGAGAATTATCGCAAGCTTTACTCCTGTTATCGATGCAGGGTCCAAGTCATTCTCAATGCTTACAGTTGCGGATATGAAATTCCCTGTGGTAAATGTAGATGGCAAGGATGTGGAACTGACTAGCGGCAACTTTGTACCTCTGTTGACAGAAGCAAATCTAGAAGACCGCAAGAATGTTTACGAAGCCTACTACAATGTTTACAAGGACCACATAAATACTTTGGCTAGCACACTGGATGCAAATACCAAGGCAATTGCCATTGAAGCATCTTTAAGAAAATACAAGTCAGCCAGGGAAGCAGCTTTATATGACAATACAATTCCTGTTTCAGTTTATGATAAATTGATAGAAACTGTAAATAAAGGCTTAGTAGAGCTCCACGATTATGTTGATGTTCGCAAAAAAGTTTTGGGTCTAGATAAAATTCACATGTACGACGTTTACAAAAACTTAGTCGAAGATATGGATGTGAAATTTACATTTGAAGAAGCCAAGGAAATTATCTTGGATGCATTAAAGCCACTTGGTGACAAGTACATTGCAGATTTGACCAAGGGTTTTGAAGACAGATGGTGCGACGTATTTGAAACACCAGGCAAACGCGGGGGCGCTTATTCAAGTGGATCTTACTTGACAGATCCTTATGTGCTCCTCAACTATCACGGCACACTTGATGATGTCTTTACAGTTGCTCACGAAATGGGCCACTCTATGCACTCATTTTATTCTAGAGGCAACCAACCATATATCTACTCCGGCTATTCGATTTTTGTAGCTGAAGTTGCGTCGACCATGAATGAATCCCTTCTCACTTTCTATCTATTAGACAAGTGGAAGGACGATCCAAAGAAAAAGAAATTTATTTTGAACCACTTTATGGATTCAATCAAGGGAACACTCTTTAGGCAAACACAATTTGCTGAATTTGAAATGGAAATCTACAAGGCTTACGAAAGCGGACAAGCTTTGACACCAGATTTCTTATCCAGCAAATATGAAGAGATTAACCAAAAATACTACGGACCAAGCATGGAAAAGGATGACTTCATCAAATACGAATGGGCAAGGATCCCACACTTCTATTACAATTTCTATGTTTACCAATACGCAACAGGAATTTCTGCAGCTCTTTCATTTGCAAAGAGGGTTTTAAATGGGGGAGAAAAGGAAAGAGATATGTATCTTGAATTCTTGAGATCAGGCTCATCCTTGGATCCAATCGATGTTTTAAAACGCGCAGGAGTGGATATGAATTCACCTCAACCAATAGAAGATGCTATTGAACTCTTCAAAGAATTTAAGGATGAATTTAAAAAACTAATTTAG
- the thyX gene encoding FAD-dependent thymidylate synthase, whose translation MINVLDKGYVRLVDTMGSDLTVVNAARASFAKESKELDEKDERLIAYLAKHDHTSPFRHAMLQFEVYAPLMVARQWWKYIIGSSHLEGIGDTMNAWNESSRRYVTMEPTFYVPTKNEWRGKPDNNKQGSLGPVDDELGAEFTEKLNKYIKEGVDLYEEAMERGICAEEARLFLPAYGMYVSWYWTASLQSVAHFIKQRTDSHSQYEIRLYAEAVKELAMEKFPLGIQAFLDMDK comes from the coding sequence ATGATTAATGTTTTAGATAAAGGCTATGTCCGATTAGTTGACACAATGGGCTCCGACCTAACAGTTGTAAACGCAGCCAGAGCCAGCTTCGCCAAAGAAAGCAAAGAACTAGACGAAAAAGACGAAAGACTGATTGCCTACTTGGCAAAGCACGACCACACATCACCATTTAGACACGCCATGTTGCAATTTGAAGTCTACGCTCCACTAATGGTGGCCCGTCAATGGTGGAAATATATTATCGGCAGTTCACATTTGGAAGGCATCGGCGACACCATGAACGCTTGGAACGAATCCTCCAGACGCTATGTAACCATGGAGCCAACCTTCTATGTACCAACCAAGAACGAATGGAGGGGCAAGCCAGACAACAACAAACAAGGATCACTTGGACCAGTCGATGATGAACTCGGAGCAGAATTCACAGAAAAATTAAACAAATATATCAAAGAAGGCGTTGACCTCTATGAAGAAGCCATGGAACGCGGCATCTGCGCTGAAGAAGCCAGACTATTTTTGCCAGCCTATGGCATGTACGTATCCTGGTATTGGACAGCAAGTCTCCAATCAGTTGCACATTTTATCAAGCAACGCACAGACTCCCACAGCCAATACGAAATCAGACTCTACGCGGAGGCGGTCAAAGAACTTGCCATGGAAAAATTCCCCCTCGGCATCCAAGCCTTCTTGGACATGGACAAATAA